One window of the Prinia subflava isolate CZ2003 ecotype Zambia chromosome 1, Cam_Psub_1.2, whole genome shotgun sequence genome contains the following:
- the EN2 gene encoding homeobox protein engrailed-2 → MEEGGRSPREEAAEPQESGGDAEPGGGGGRRGLLLPPGDPPHPHPHPHRITNFFIDNILRPEFGRRKEAGGPDGEPRRPGAESRRSPAAAPAPGAPLPGGGAGSPGRGEGGPAGLALHGAAKKGGDPAALEAALKARGLSGGDLSVSSDSDSSQASSNAGNQPMLWPAWVYCTRYSDRPSSGPRSRKPKKKNPNKEDKRPRTAFTAEQLQRLKAEFQTNRYLTEQRRQSLAQELGLNESQIKIWFQNKRAKIKKATGSKNSLAVHLMAQGLYNHSTTAKDGKSDSE, encoded by the exons ATGGAGGAGGGCGGCCGGAGCCCCCGGGAGGAGGCGGCCGAGCCGCAGGAGTCCGGCGGCGACGCGgagcccggcggcggcggcgggcggcgggggctgctgctcccccccGGCGACCCCCCGCACCCCCACCCGCACCCGCACCGCATCACCAACTTCTTCATCGACAACATCCTGCGGCCCGAGTTCGGGCGGAGGAAGGAGGCGGGCGGCCCCGACGGAGAGCCCCGGCGGCCCGGCGCGGAgagccgccgcagccccgccgcgGCGCCGGCCCCCGGCGCTCCGCTgcccggcggcggggcgggctcGCCGGGCCGAGGGGagggcggccccgccgggctgGCCCTGCACGGTGCCGCCAAGAAGGGGGGGGACCCCGCGGCGCTGGAGGCGGCCCTGAAGGCGCGGGGGCTGAGCGGCGGCGACCTGTCGGTGAGCTCGGACTCGGATAGCTCGCAGGCCAGCTCCAACGCCGGGAACCAGCCCATGCTGTGGCCCGCCTGGGTGTACTGCACGCGGTACTCGGACCGGCCCTCCTCAG GTCCCCGCTCCCGCAAACCAAAGAAGAAGAACCCCAACAAGGAGGACAAGCGGCCTCGCACCGCCTTCACGGCCGAGCAGCTGCAGAGACTCAAGGCCGAGTTCCAGACGAACCGGTACCTGACGGAGCAGCGGCGCCAGAGCCTGGCCCAGGAGCTCGGGCTCAACGAGTCCCAGATCAAAATCTGGTTCCAGAACAAACGAGCCAAGATCAAGAAGGCGACGGGCAGTAAGAACTCCCTGGCAGTGCACCTCATGGCCCAGGGGCTCTACAACCACTCCACCACGGCGAAAGACGGCAAGTCGGACAGTGAATAG